The following coding sequences lie in one Rutidosis leptorrhynchoides isolate AG116_Rl617_1_P2 chromosome 4, CSIRO_AGI_Rlap_v1, whole genome shotgun sequence genomic window:
- the LOC139840482 gene encoding pentatricopeptide repeat-containing protein At1g71490-like encodes MLISLLNSLKQSTTQNDLSKAFNTFSLILQQYSQNPSTSHYILQSLASLISCCSLLKSTSQGKQLHAYIITFGFEKSPVLVPKLVTFYSGSNLLRDAYYVTLNLNILHPLPWNVVISSYIRAGFRKDGLFVYQKMVKQGIVPDIFTYPSVLKACGEEFDLGFGKAVHNLIVQSGLGWNLFMYNALVFMYGKCGDLKSARKLFDEMPERDCVSWNSIISGYASKGMWREAFELFDRMQDENVDANMIIWNTVVGGYLKTGDYMRVIKMISQLRTYGDEWDHVAVINGLNACSHIGALRSGREIHGLAIRTCCYAYDNVKNALITMYSRCMDVKHAYIAFNLIGDKSVITWNSIITGFAHLDNAEEATYLFREMLLSKVEPSYVTIASILPLCARVANLQHGKEFHCYVIKHEEFQNYLLLFNSLIDMYARSGKILLARRLFNSLTKKDEVTYTAMIAGYGIQGDGRMAVDLFDEMIRSNIMPDHVTMVAVLSACSHSALVDQGQTLFNKMRDEYGIVARLEHYACMVDLYGRAGLLDKAEETIRTMPYKPTPAMWATVIGGCRIHGHEELGKFAGEKLLEMRPRSSGYYVLVANMYAEFGWWEKLAEVRVLMRELGVNKVPGCAWLDVGDGFTEFSVADTKNVKAVEIYDMLDG; translated from the exons ATGTTAATTTCTCTACTAAACTCTCTCAAACAATCAACAACTCAAAACGATTTATCAAAAGCATTCAACACTTTTTCATTAATCTTACAACAATATTCCCAAAATCCATCGACATCACATTACATATTACAATCATTAGCTTCACTTATTTCATGTTGTTCACTACTTAAATCAACTTCACAAGGAAAGCAATTACACGCTTATATAATTACTTTCGGTTTCGAAAAATCCCCTGTTTTGGTCCCAAAATTGGTCACGTTTTACTCTGGTTCAAATCTATTGCGTGATGCGTATTATGTCACTCTAAATTTGAATATATTGCATCCTTTACCATGGAATGTAGTTATCTCTAGTTATATTAGAGCTGGGTTTCGAAAAGATGGTTTATTCGTGTATCAAAAAATGGTGAAACAGGGGATTGTACCGGATATATTTACGTATCCCTCTGTTCTTAAAGCATGCGGCGAAGAATTTGATTTGGGGTTTGGGAAGGCTGTTCATAATTTGATTGTTCAGTCGGGTTTGGGGTGGAATTTGTTCATGTATAATGCATTGGTGTTTATGTATGGAAAATGTGGCGACTTGAAATCTGCACGTAaactgtttgatgaaatgcctgagAGAGATTGTGTTTCTTGGAATTCAATTATTTCAGGGTATGCTAGCAAAGGCATGTGGAGGGaagcttttgagctttttgatcgtatGCAGGATGAAAATGTCGATGCAAATATGATAATTTGGAATACCGTTGTTGGAGGGTACTTGAAGACAGGTGACTATATGCGAGTGATAAAGATGATTTCCCAGCTGAGGACTTATGGTGATGAATGGGATCACGTGGCTGTAATCAACGGTTTAAATGCGTGTTCTCATATTGGTGCGTTAAGATCTGGAAGAGAAATTCATGGTTTGGCTATTCGGACGTGTTGCTATGCTTACGATAATGTGAAAAATGCATTGATTACGATGTATTCAAGGTGTATGGATGTTAAGCATGCTTATATTGCGTTTAATTTAATTGGAGATAAAAGTGTGATTACATGGAATTCAATAATAACAGGCTTTGCACATTTGGACAATGCAGAAGAAGCCACATATCTTTTTCGGGAAATGTTGCTTTCTAAAGTTGAACCCAGTTACGTGACGATAGCAAGCATACTTCCTTTGTGTGCCCGAGTGGCAAATCTTCAACACGGTAAAGAGTTCCATTGTTATGTTATAAAGCACGAAGAATTTCAAAATTACTTATTGCTATTTAACTCACTTATCGACATGTATGCAAGATCTGGGAAAATCTTGTTAGCGAGAAGATTGTTTAATAGTTTGACCAAAAAAGATGAAGTCACATACACTGCAATGATAGCAGGTTACGGGATCCAAGGAGATGGACGGATGGCGGTTGACTTGTTTGACGAGATGATTAGGTCAAACATAATGCCGGACCATGTGACCATGGTTGCGGTTTTGTCAGCTTGTAGTCATTCTGCACTTGTTGACCAAGGTCAAACTTTGTTTAACAAGATGCGTGATGAATACGGGATAGTTGCTCGTTTAGAGcattatgcatgcatggttgatttatatGGGAGAGCTGGTTTATTGGATAAAGCAGAAGAAACAATCAGAACAATGCCTTATAAACCGACACCTGCAATGTGGGCCACGGTTATTGGAGGGTGTCGGATCCATGGACACGAAGAGTTGGGAAAATTTGCCGGTGAGAAACTGTTGGAAATGAGGCCTCGGAGTTCGGGATATTATGTATTGGTGGCAAACATGTATGCTGAATTTGGGTGGTGGGAGAAACTAGCTGAAGTTAGGGTTTTGATGAGGGAATTGGGTGTGAATAAGGTTCCTGGTTGTGCATGGTTAGATGTAGGAGATGGGTTTACTGAGTTTTCGGTTGCAGATACGAAGAACGTGAAGGCAGTTGAGATTTATGATATGCTGGATGG ATGA